In a single window of the Streptomyces sp. 846.5 genome:
- a CDS encoding hydroxyacid dehydrogenase: MAPEHLSGLFPLRLMNRLKELVEVDESLVVRDFRRPAAARALAGAEILVSGWGCPQLDAEVLAVAPRLRAVLHAAGSIRSLVTEGCWERGLLVSSAAQANALPVAEYTLGAILLAGKNAVPLSAWYRDHNRYPTSAETATLGNHRRRIGIIGASRVGRRVLELLRPLDLALSLADPYVDDAEAARLGVTLLPLDELLRGSDIVSLHAPDIPATYRMLDRRRLALIPDGATLINTSRGALVDHRALADELGSGRLNAILDVTEPEPLPPGSPLFDLPNVLLTPHIAGSQGNELERLGRTVVEEVERLVEGLPLQHQIHRADLERVA, translated from the coding sequence ATGGCGCCCGAGCACCTCTCCGGACTGTTCCCGCTGCGGCTGATGAACCGGTTGAAGGAACTGGTCGAGGTCGACGAGTCACTGGTGGTCCGCGACTTCCGACGGCCGGCCGCGGCCAGGGCGTTGGCGGGGGCCGAGATCCTGGTCTCCGGCTGGGGCTGCCCGCAGTTGGACGCGGAGGTGCTCGCCGTCGCCCCCCGGCTGCGCGCCGTGCTGCACGCGGCGGGAAGCATCCGCAGCCTGGTCACCGAAGGTTGCTGGGAGCGCGGACTGCTGGTCTCCTCCGCCGCCCAGGCCAACGCCCTGCCCGTCGCCGAGTACACCCTCGGCGCGATCCTGCTGGCCGGCAAGAACGCCGTCCCGCTCAGCGCCTGGTACCGCGACCACAACCGCTACCCCACCTCGGCGGAGACCGCGACGCTGGGCAACCACCGGCGCCGGATCGGCATCATCGGCGCCTCCCGGGTCGGCCGCCGGGTGCTGGAGCTGCTGCGCCCGCTCGACCTCGCGCTGAGCCTCGCCGACCCCTACGTCGACGACGCCGAGGCAGCCCGGCTGGGCGTCACCCTGCTGCCGCTGGACGAGCTGCTGCGCGGCAGCGACATCGTCAGCCTGCACGCCCCCGACATCCCCGCCACCTACCGCATGCTGGACCGCCGCCGACTGGCGCTGATCCCGGACGGCGCCACCCTCATCAACACCTCCCGCGGCGCCCTGGTCGACCACCGGGCGCTCGCCGACGAACTCGGCTCCGGCCGGCTCAACGCGATCCTCGACGTCACCGAACCCGAACCACTGCCCCCCGGCTCCCCCCTCTTCGACCTGCCCAACGTCCTGCTCACCCCGCACATCGCCGGGTCCCAGGGCAATGAGCTGGAGCGGTTGGGCCGTACCGTCGTCGAGGAAGTCGAACGCCTGGTCGAGGGATTGCCGCTGCAGCACCAAATTCACCGGGCAGATCTGGAAAGGGTGGCCTGA
- a CDS encoding glucose 1-dehydrogenase — MSSYTSDKKVAVITGGATGIGKETARRLVADGVHVVLSGRRADVGAQAVKELTKDGGSASFTVADMDSPESIKALFDSVLADYGRLDYAVNNAGLAHETAAIADADPVKFQEMLSTNVMGLFLCLQREIQEMLAGGRGGSIVNLASIAGLNGIPWSGPYAATKHAVVGLTKTAGLEYSSQGVRVNAVAPGAIKTDIIANAISLGQYDEDTITAMHPIGRMGLPQEIAAGIHWLLSDDSSFVAGAILNIDGGFQAK, encoded by the coding sequence ATGAGCAGCTACACGAGCGACAAGAAGGTTGCGGTCATCACCGGCGGCGCGACGGGGATCGGCAAGGAGACCGCGCGCCGGCTCGTCGCGGACGGCGTGCATGTCGTCCTGAGCGGGCGGCGTGCGGACGTGGGCGCGCAGGCGGTCAAGGAGTTGACCAAGGACGGCGGCAGCGCCTCGTTCACGGTGGCGGACATGGACTCGCCGGAGAGCATCAAGGCCCTGTTCGACTCGGTCCTGGCCGACTACGGCCGCCTGGACTACGCGGTCAACAACGCCGGTCTGGCCCACGAGACGGCCGCGATCGCCGACGCCGACCCGGTGAAGTTCCAGGAGATGCTGTCCACGAACGTGATGGGCCTGTTCCTGTGCCTGCAGCGCGAGATCCAGGAGATGCTCGCCGGCGGCCGAGGGGGCTCCATCGTCAACCTGGCCTCCATCGCCGGCCTCAACGGCATCCCGTGGAGCGGCCCGTACGCGGCCACCAAGCACGCGGTCGTCGGCCTGACCAAGACCGCAGGCCTGGAGTACTCCTCCCAGGGCGTACGCGTCAACGCGGTCGCCCCCGGCGCGATCAAGACCGACATCATCGCCAACGCCATCTCGCTGGGCCAGTACGACGAGGACACCATCACCGCGATGCACCCGATCGGCCGCATGGGCCTGCCCCAGGAGATCGCCGCGGGCATCCACTGGCTCCTGTCCGACGACTCCTCCTTCGTCGCCGGCGCGATCCTCAACATCGACGGCGGCTTCCAGGCCAAGTAG
- a CDS encoding TetR/AcrR family transcriptional regulator: MTDFQRARSDEQRKIRRQAILDTTAAMLDEMPVAEVSLNELSRRVGLAKSNVLRYFESREAILLELLDSAWKLWTAELPDRLAAGIDPEHPVGRRGDEFAAVFAHSLAEHRVLCDLLSAQAGVLEHNVSAEVAARYKKAAIGNVVALADLARQYLPELGDGAEQLSSQAYIVAGAVWTHARPSPGMLAAYDTDPSLAALRMDFTSSLQEIVATLIAGTLARTG, from the coding sequence ATGACAGACTTTCAACGTGCGCGCAGCGATGAGCAGCGGAAGATCCGACGGCAGGCGATCCTGGACACCACGGCCGCGATGCTCGACGAGATGCCGGTCGCCGAGGTCAGCCTCAACGAACTGAGCCGACGCGTCGGCCTGGCCAAGTCCAACGTGCTGCGCTACTTCGAATCGCGCGAAGCCATCCTGTTGGAACTGCTGGACAGCGCCTGGAAACTGTGGACGGCCGAACTGCCCGACCGGCTCGCCGCCGGAATCGACCCCGAGCACCCGGTGGGCCGGCGCGGCGACGAGTTCGCGGCCGTGTTCGCCCACTCACTTGCGGAGCACCGGGTGCTGTGCGACCTGCTCAGCGCGCAGGCCGGCGTGCTGGAGCACAACGTGTCCGCGGAGGTCGCTGCCCGGTACAAGAAGGCGGCCATCGGCAACGTCGTCGCGCTGGCTGATCTGGCGCGCCAGTACCTGCCCGAACTGGGCGACGGGGCCGAGCAGCTCAGCTCGCAGGCCTACATAGTGGCCGGCGCCGTCTGGACCCACGCCCGCCCCTCCCCGGGCATGCTCGCCGCCTATGACACGGACCCGTCCCTGGCCGCCCTGCGCATGGACTTCACCTCCTCGCTGCAGGAGATCGTGGCGACCCTCATCGCCGGCACCCTCGCCCGTACCGGGTAG
- a CDS encoding LacI family DNA-binding transcriptional regulator: protein MQTERAVTLTEVARRAGVSLTTASKAINGQSRVSDDTRDRVLKAARELSYRPNRIARSLISGRSGTVGLVVVDSLAQRFALPILLGAEEALSEIDLSMIISDARGDEARLRQIVDRFHERKVDGVLVVGDNNATTPRVTRLDQPVAYVYGETDGGGVVHVPDDLSGARAVTGHLLATGRRRPAVITGPRAGRAVVERERGVRAALREGGVELVRGAVYTEWSQRSARAAAERLLVQAPDVDAILCGSDQLAAGVAEAVRASGRRIPDDVAITGYDNWPVFALESDPPLTTVDMNLQTLGAAAVRDLFGMIDGKPVGDGVRLHPCTLVVRGSTTAD, encoded by the coding sequence GTGCAGACAGAGCGGGCGGTAACCCTGACCGAGGTGGCGCGTCGAGCGGGCGTGTCGCTGACGACGGCCTCGAAGGCGATCAACGGTCAGTCGCGGGTGTCCGACGATACCCGCGACCGCGTGCTCAAGGCCGCCCGGGAACTGTCGTACCGGCCCAACCGCATCGCACGCAGCCTGATCAGCGGGCGCAGCGGGACGGTCGGGCTGGTGGTGGTGGACAGCCTGGCGCAGCGGTTCGCCCTGCCGATCCTGCTGGGCGCGGAGGAGGCGCTGAGCGAGATCGACCTCAGCATGATCATCAGCGATGCCCGGGGGGACGAGGCACGATTGCGGCAGATCGTCGACCGCTTCCACGAGCGCAAGGTCGACGGGGTCCTGGTCGTCGGTGACAACAACGCGACCACACCGCGCGTCACCCGGCTCGACCAGCCGGTCGCCTACGTCTACGGCGAGACCGACGGAGGCGGTGTGGTGCACGTTCCGGACGACCTGTCCGGCGCCCGCGCTGTGACCGGGCACCTCCTGGCCACGGGCCGGCGCCGACCGGCTGTGATCACCGGCCCCCGGGCGGGACGCGCCGTCGTGGAGCGGGAACGAGGGGTCCGGGCGGCCCTGCGGGAGGGCGGGGTCGAACTCGTTCGGGGAGCGGTGTACACCGAGTGGTCGCAGCGGTCGGCGCGCGCCGCCGCGGAGCGGCTGCTCGTGCAGGCTCCGGATGTTGACGCGATCCTGTGCGGCTCCGACCAGCTCGCCGCCGGTGTGGCGGAGGCGGTACGCGCCTCCGGCCGGCGGATCCCGGACGACGTGGCCATCACCGGATACGACAACTGGCCGGTCTTCGCCCTGGAGAGCGATCCGCCGCTGACCACGGTCGACATGAATCTGCAGACCCTCGGCGCAGCAGCCGTCCGCGACCTCTTCGGCATGATCGACGGCAAACCGGTCGGCGACGGCGTTCGGCTGCACCCCTGCACGCTCGTGGTCCGCGGATCGACAACGGCAGACTGA
- a CDS encoding IS630 family transposase: MPVAAARPISLTAAERHRLKKAAYGHKTPHQDRLRAQIVLHAARGRGNARIARETGVHVDTVRTWRVRFADGGMSALADRKRSGRPRRFTPVQIAEVKALACQLPAETGTPLSRWSCPELAREVVARHIAGSISASTVRRWLKEDALKPWQYRSWIFIRDPDFRPRAARVMDLYARTFDGVPLGQDEYVISSDEKTSIQARCRCHPTLAPGQARAMRVNHEYRRGGALAYLAAYDVHRARVFGRCEPTTGIVPFMNLVTQVMTTEPYANAKRVFWIVDNGSSHRGKKAADRLAKAFPNAVMIHTPVHASWVNQVEIFFSVVQRNVVAPNDFTDLDQVRDRLRAFEDRYNATAQPFQWKFTTSDLDDLLARLDRHTLDRQEESSVALAA; the protein is encoded by the coding sequence ATGCCCGTTGCCGCCGCCCGCCCGATATCCCTGACCGCCGCCGAACGGCACCGGCTGAAGAAGGCGGCCTACGGCCACAAGACCCCGCACCAGGACCGGTTACGGGCGCAGATCGTGCTGCACGCCGCCCGCGGGCGGGGCAACGCGCGTATCGCCCGTGAGACAGGAGTGCACGTGGACACCGTGCGCACCTGGCGGGTCCGCTTCGCCGACGGCGGCATGTCCGCCCTGGCCGACCGCAAGCGCTCAGGCCGCCCGCGGCGCTTCACCCCCGTGCAGATCGCCGAGGTCAAGGCGCTGGCCTGCCAACTGCCCGCCGAGACCGGCACCCCGCTGTCCCGCTGGTCGTGCCCGGAACTGGCCCGCGAGGTCGTCGCCCGCCACATCGCCGGCTCGATCTCCGCCTCCACGGTGCGACGCTGGCTCAAGGAGGACGCGCTCAAGCCCTGGCAGTACCGGTCCTGGATCTTCATCCGCGACCCGGACTTCCGGCCCAGGGCCGCCCGCGTCATGGACCTGTACGCCCGCACCTTCGACGGCGTCCCACTGGGCCAGGACGAGTACGTGATCTCCAGCGACGAGAAGACCTCCATACAGGCCCGCTGCCGCTGCCACCCCACCCTGGCACCCGGGCAGGCCCGGGCGATGCGGGTCAACCACGAGTACCGGCGCGGCGGCGCGTTGGCCTACCTGGCCGCCTACGACGTCCACCGCGCCCGCGTCTTCGGCCGCTGCGAGCCAACCACCGGCATCGTGCCCTTCATGAACCTGGTCACCCAGGTCATGACCACCGAGCCCTACGCCAACGCGAAACGTGTCTTCTGGATCGTCGACAACGGCTCCTCCCACCGCGGCAAGAAGGCCGCCGACCGGCTGGCCAAGGCGTTTCCCAACGCCGTCATGATCCACACTCCCGTCCACGCCTCCTGGGTGAACCAAGTGGAGATCTTCTTCTCCGTCGTCCAACGCAATGTCGTGGCACCCAACGACTTCACGGACCTCGACCAGGTCCGAGACCGGCTCCGAGCCTTCGAAGACCGCTACAACGCCACGGCACAGCCGTTCCAGTGGAAGTTCACCACCTCCGACCTGGACGATCTGCTGGCCCGGCTCGACCGACACACACTCGACCGACAGGAAGAATCCTCCGTCGCACTGGCAGCGTGA
- a CDS encoding LacI family DNA-binding transcriptional regulator, producing MNGKSGDTMAKRGAQRDDGPEHDGGDRLESGAKREGDARRGSEIKRGTIKEVAARAGVSPATVSRVIGGTYPVASSTRTRVQRAMRDLDYVVNAYARALVASTSNTVAFVVNDITGAFFAHIARGVEQQATAEGRLCLVCTTHGDPARELAVINLMREQRAEAVVLVGGAPSTPGYGERMVKLARALDAAGSRLVLAGRPSLGPDVPETVVEYDNEGGAFAMTSYLLSLGHERIVLLGTQPGLSTSDERVSGYERALRSRGLTPDQSLMVPGEFSRESGYELTRRLLADGVGFTAVYAITDMVAAGVLHALREAGLRVPEDVSVVGNDDIPLAQELYPALTTVHIPHEELGRTAVRLALNRADHPGAQQRMKMGTHVVVRDSAGPAPRPA from the coding sequence ATGAACGGGAAGAGCGGCGACACCATGGCGAAGCGCGGGGCACAGCGGGACGACGGCCCGGAGCACGATGGAGGTGACCGGCTCGAAAGCGGCGCCAAGCGCGAGGGGGACGCCAGGCGCGGCAGCGAGATCAAACGCGGCACCATCAAGGAGGTCGCCGCCAGGGCCGGGGTCTCCCCCGCCACCGTCTCCCGGGTCATCGGCGGCACCTACCCGGTCGCCAGCTCCACCAGGACCCGGGTCCAACGCGCCATGCGCGACCTCGACTACGTCGTCAACGCCTACGCCCGGGCCCTGGTCGCCTCCACCTCCAACACCGTCGCCTTCGTCGTCAACGACATCACCGGCGCCTTTTTCGCCCACATCGCCAGGGGCGTGGAGCAGCAGGCCACCGCCGAGGGCCGGCTCTGCCTGGTCTGCACCACACACGGCGACCCGGCCCGCGAGCTCGCCGTCATCAACCTGATGCGCGAGCAGCGCGCCGAGGCGGTCGTCCTGGTGGGCGGCGCGCCGTCCACCCCCGGGTACGGCGAGCGCATGGTCAAGCTGGCCCGCGCGCTGGACGCGGCCGGCTCCCGACTGGTCCTCGCCGGACGCCCCTCGCTCGGCCCGGACGTCCCGGAGACGGTGGTCGAGTACGACAACGAGGGCGGCGCCTTCGCCATGACCAGCTATCTGCTCTCGCTGGGCCATGAGCGCATCGTGCTGCTGGGTACCCAGCCCGGCCTCTCCACCTCGGACGAGCGGGTCAGCGGATACGAACGGGCGCTGCGCAGCCGCGGACTGACGCCCGATCAGTCACTCATGGTGCCGGGAGAGTTCTCCCGGGAGTCGGGGTACGAGCTGACCCGGCGGCTGCTCGCGGACGGGGTCGGCTTCACCGCGGTCTACGCCATCACCGACATGGTGGCCGCCGGGGTGCTGCACGCCCTGCGCGAGGCCGGCCTGCGCGTCCCCGAGGACGTCTCGGTCGTCGGCAACGACGACATCCCGCTGGCCCAGGAGCTCTACCCGGCGCTCACCACCGTCCACATCCCGCACGAGGAGCTGGGCCGCACCGCGGTCCGGCTGGCCCTGAACCGCGCCGACCACCCGGGCGCCCAGCAGCGGATGAAGATGGGCACCCACGTGGTGGTCCGCGACTCGGCGGGCCCCGCTCCGCGGCCCGCCTGA
- a CDS encoding Tat pathway signal sequence domain protein has protein sequence MESIDRRGVLRSTGMFAGAALVGGAPAWIPTTAHADPAAGAAAAAEGRPSADRGSALDTVVLGDTASETAHAVAAAASDTVAGELGQSARVLNSAGAKDYWGGTVAFTLKVDPKRPTYVSAKFWGGDFDPSGGGDVWRLQLFLDGRAMGWFDQAVVDNIDMIDVAPRLPGAFYVHTLPLPLSATRGKTSLTIEIRAMGRIWPYGNNTDNDFYFPMTTASRGIYRAYTHTDPYFRPAHDDEFGSVAAPTTLADTDAAMIERITARVLDDQGSLLYGTAPSSMDPWQYETLLRGYYWPESPAYRNADALGLVCQAIDAQYLAWKADGTGAVLTASAQQWEGFGRVGLALFTGWNELQSQLDEDVSSGPTGLFNLGFEGGTSAPYGWNSPGWASDGSYSRDTAVSRSGTASLKIASSGGSMLVASAGFGRTGYGQATYSCWVRTDGKSASPHTLIQFYDAKGTFVSGSSDLHATTGSTGWQQLTDTVDVPAGATQYQFWMAVSDGQTAWFDDVTITTPDPSVTERPLANPGFESGSATPTGWSVPGWANSGSYGRDTTVSHGGTASLKIVSTGNLLVIPTARGGTAAGSLSFSCWAKTDGTATTPHVLVQFWDADNTYLSGSADVHVATGSTDWQQLAGSVTVPDGATQYEFWLNVQGTETAWFDDVEITVPQPAGAAPVPRRAAYRDMLLSSRGYWRQNTRHYTNQNQFTALGIYECNRGLSLLSPADAWPQRKAMDWVYVAVGLLPFSGSEDADGNPSWVLGHDYHVVTPKGLSRELGYVGDYGETTGMLARMYQSVREGVGGAEDTVLKARMVQLAKARGIFRYQAQDAEGNRAMRIETMIGWRNEPFPGDVVYGERTSWDDSPISATATFLDPDLIGYAQQMVADGQFSTQLALLVSNSLYSRVGLNAFKFLARDLAVFQAQPASAARLPGRWDGPDFTFTDEVNGCLAVKRGQEVLYSSLYFRARQGVNDLARVHLLTPQSERSGTVRETSVLRRKPDRTFTVQDWVCWDFAINNSGQPSGVPAGGWAYPGPTLHQAFAGEVLHLAPVPADVNPWVGAQSIGEEAVLVGKAPFYTLDYAGYIIAMNTTTDQTFGFTPDCSDLTVDHRTGRPAVPGRPVPVPPLTTVVLFDPAARAGTPRG, from the coding sequence ATGGAGTCCATCGATCGCCGCGGTGTGCTGCGCAGTACCGGAATGTTCGCCGGGGCGGCGCTGGTGGGCGGCGCCCCGGCCTGGATACCGACGACGGCTCACGCGGATCCAGCTGCCGGTGCCGCTGCTGCTGCCGAGGGCAGGCCGTCGGCGGACCGGGGCAGCGCTCTGGACACCGTCGTCCTGGGTGACACGGCCTCGGAGACCGCCCATGCGGTGGCGGCCGCCGCGTCGGACACCGTGGCGGGCGAGCTCGGCCAGTCCGCCCGCGTGCTCAACTCGGCGGGAGCCAAAGACTACTGGGGCGGAACGGTCGCCTTCACCCTGAAGGTCGACCCGAAGCGTCCGACCTATGTGTCGGCCAAGTTCTGGGGCGGAGACTTCGACCCCAGCGGCGGCGGCGACGTCTGGCGGCTGCAGCTCTTCCTCGACGGCAGGGCGATGGGCTGGTTCGACCAGGCCGTGGTGGACAACATCGACATGATCGATGTCGCTCCCCGGCTCCCCGGCGCCTTCTACGTCCATACCCTGCCGCTGCCGCTCTCGGCGACCAGGGGAAAGACCTCGCTGACGATCGAGATCCGGGCCATGGGCCGGATCTGGCCCTACGGGAACAACACCGACAACGACTTCTACTTCCCGATGACCACCGCATCGCGCGGTATCTACCGCGCCTACACCCACACCGACCCCTACTTCCGACCCGCCCACGACGACGAGTTCGGCAGCGTCGCGGCGCCCACCACCCTGGCTGACACCGACGCCGCGATGATCGAGAGGATCACCGCGCGGGTGCTGGACGACCAGGGATCGCTGCTCTACGGCACCGCGCCGAGTTCGATGGACCCCTGGCAGTACGAGACGCTGCTGCGCGGCTACTACTGGCCCGAGTCCCCGGCCTACCGGAACGCCGACGCGCTGGGACTGGTCTGCCAGGCCATCGACGCCCAGTACCTCGCCTGGAAGGCCGACGGCACCGGTGCCGTGCTGACCGCTTCCGCCCAGCAGTGGGAGGGTTTCGGCCGAGTCGGCCTGGCCCTGTTCACCGGCTGGAACGAGCTGCAGTCCCAGCTGGACGAGGACGTCTCCAGTGGTCCGACCGGCCTTTTCAACCTGGGTTTCGAGGGCGGCACCAGCGCCCCCTACGGGTGGAACAGCCCCGGCTGGGCCAGCGACGGCAGCTACAGCCGGGACACCGCCGTCTCACGCAGCGGGACCGCCTCGTTGAAGATCGCCTCATCAGGCGGCAGCATGCTGGTGGCCTCGGCCGGCTTCGGACGGACCGGCTACGGCCAGGCCACCTACTCCTGCTGGGTGAGGACGGACGGGAAGTCGGCGAGCCCGCACACCCTGATCCAGTTCTACGACGCCAAGGGCACCTTCGTCTCGGGCTCCAGCGACCTCCATGCGACCACCGGCAGCACCGGCTGGCAGCAGCTGACCGACACCGTGGACGTGCCGGCCGGAGCCACCCAGTACCAGTTCTGGATGGCCGTCAGCGACGGGCAGACCGCCTGGTTCGACGACGTCACGATCACCACGCCGGACCCCTCGGTCACCGAACGGCCGCTGGCCAACCCCGGCTTCGAGAGCGGCAGCGCCACTCCCACCGGCTGGTCCGTCCCAGGCTGGGCGAACAGCGGCAGCTACGGCCGCGACACGACCGTCTCCCACGGCGGAACGGCCTCACTCAAGATCGTCTCCACTGGCAACCTGCTGGTCATACCGACCGCGCGCGGCGGCACGGCCGCCGGCAGCCTGTCCTTCTCCTGCTGGGCGAAGACCGACGGGACCGCGACGACTCCGCATGTGCTGGTGCAGTTCTGGGACGCGGACAACACCTACCTCAGCGGTTCGGCCGACGTCCACGTCGCCACCGGCAGCACCGACTGGCAGCAGTTGGCGGGTTCGGTCACGGTGCCCGACGGCGCCACCCAGTACGAGTTCTGGCTCAACGTCCAGGGAACCGAGACCGCCTGGTTCGACGACGTCGAGATCACCGTGCCGCAACCGGCGGGCGCTGCCCCGGTGCCGCGTCGAGCGGCCTACCGGGACATGCTGCTGTCCAGCCGCGGGTACTGGCGGCAGAACACCCGGCACTACACCAACCAGAACCAGTTCACCGCCCTCGGCATCTACGAGTGCAACCGCGGCCTGTCGCTGCTGTCGCCGGCCGACGCGTGGCCGCAGCGCAAGGCGATGGACTGGGTCTACGTCGCCGTGGGGCTGCTGCCGTTCAGCGGCTCCGAGGACGCGGACGGCAACCCCAGCTGGGTCCTCGGGCACGACTACCACGTGGTCACCCCCAAGGGCCTGAGCCGGGAGCTGGGCTATGTCGGCGACTACGGCGAGACCACCGGCATGCTCGCCCGGATGTACCAGTCGGTGCGCGAGGGTGTCGGCGGGGCTGAGGACACCGTTCTGAAGGCCCGGATGGTGCAGTTGGCCAAGGCCCGCGGCATCTTCCGCTATCAGGCCCAGGACGCGGAGGGCAACCGGGCGATGCGGATCGAGACGATGATCGGCTGGCGCAATGAGCCCTTCCCCGGCGACGTCGTCTACGGCGAGCGCACCTCCTGGGACGACTCGCCGATCTCGGCCACCGCCACCTTCCTGGACCCGGACCTGATCGGCTACGCCCAGCAGATGGTCGCCGACGGGCAGTTCTCCACCCAGCTGGCCCTGCTGGTCAGCAACTCCCTCTACAGCCGGGTGGGCCTCAACGCGTTCAAGTTCCTGGCCCGCGACCTGGCGGTGTTCCAGGCGCAGCCGGCTTCGGCCGCCCGCCTGCCCGGGCGCTGGGACGGCCCCGACTTCACCTTCACCGACGAGGTCAACGGCTGCCTGGCGGTCAAGCGCGGCCAGGAGGTGCTCTACTCGTCGCTGTACTTCCGCGCCCGGCAGGGCGTCAACGACCTGGCCCGGGTGCACCTGCTGACCCCGCAGTCGGAGCGGTCCGGCACGGTGCGGGAGACCTCGGTGCTCCGCAGGAAGCCGGACCGGACCTTCACCGTGCAGGACTGGGTCTGCTGGGACTTCGCCATCAACAACTCGGGCCAGCCCTCCGGTGTCCCGGCCGGCGGCTGGGCCTACCCGGGACCGACGCTGCATCAGGCCTTCGCCGGGGAGGTGCTCCATCTCGCGCCCGTCCCCGCCGACGTCAACCCGTGGGTCGGTGCGCAGTCCATCGGCGAGGAGGCCGTACTGGTGGGCAAGGCCCCGTTTTACACCCTCGACTACGCCGGGTACATCATCGCGATGAACACCACCACGGACCAGACCTTCGGATTCACTCCCGACTGCTCGGACCTGACGGTCGACCACCGGACCGGTCGACCGGCGGTGCCGGGGCGCCCGGTCCCCGTTCCGCCGCTGACCACCGTGGTCCTGTTCGACCCGGCCGCGCGCGCGGGCACCCCCCGGGGCTGA